In Nicotiana tabacum cultivar K326 chromosome 11, ASM71507v2, whole genome shotgun sequence, a single window of DNA contains:
- the LOC107821053 gene encoding putative protein phosphatase 2C 49 encodes MIVKKSSTTMNTMVVVDAEILSVSVDSVSIDISRSDSGVRCSTSTPATIIDSARSKFIPAVRSGSYTDIGPRRSNEDEHIRVDDLSAQLGSLYNWPLPGSFYAVFDGHGGSDAAAYVRTNSMRFFFEDADLPQASVVDQEFMEELESSHCRAFLKADLALADECSVNAACGTTAITALVLGRHLVVANAGDCRAVLCRKGVAVQLSQDHRPTSLVERQRVENLGGIIEYGFLNGDLAVTRALGDWYMKLPFGSASPLTAEPEVKQMLLTEDDEFMIIGCDGIWDVMSNQEAVNVVRRELRLHNDPQESAKELVNHALCRDVDDNLTAIVVCFTNPDHQASVPSQRPRFRCCSLSEEARKKLQSLLGSN; translated from the exons ATGATTGTGAAGAAGAGTTCAACGACGATGAATACGATGGTAGTTGTTGATGCCGAGATTTTGAGCGTTTCTGTTGATTCGGTTTCCATTGATATTTCTCGTTCTGATTCG GGTGTGAGATGCTCAACTAGTACTCCGGCAACAATCATCGATTCAGCGAGAAGCAAATTTATCCCTGCTGTTCGTTCGGGTAGCTACACTGATATTGGACCTCGTAGATCCAATGAAGATGAACACATTCGTGTTGACGATCTTTCAGCTCAGTTGGGTTCTCTGTATAATTGGCCTCTTCCGGGCTCGTTCTATGCTGTTTTCGATGGTCATGGGGGTTCTGATGCAGCTGCTTATGTCAGGACTAACTcaatgagatttttctttgaagATGCTGATTTGCCGCAAGCATCTGTTGTTGATCAGGAATTCATGGAAGAATTGGAGAGTTCTCACTGTAGAGCGTTCTTAAAAGCTGATCTTGCCTTGGCGGATGAATGTAGTGTTAATGCCGCTTGTGGAACAACAGCAATAACTGCCCTGGTTTTGGGAAGACATCTGGTTGTTGCTAATGCCGGTGATTGTCGTGCTGTCCTTTGTAGGAAAGGCGTTGCAGTTCAGTTGTCTCAAGATCACAGGCCTACTTCTCTGGTGGAGCGACAAAGAGTTGAGAACTTAGGCGGTATTATTGAATATGGCTTCCTAAATGGTGATCTTGCAGTTACCCGTGCTCTTGGAGATTGGTATATGAAGCTTCCGTTCGGATCTGCATCTCCTCTTACTGCAGAACCAGAAGTCAAGCAGATGTTGTTGACTGAAGATGATGAGTTCATGATAATTGGTTGCGATGGCATTTGGGATGTGATGTCGAACCAAGAAGCAGTGAATGTTGTTCGCCGTGAGCTTAGGCTACATAATGACCCGCAAGAGTCTGCTAAAGAACTTGTGAATCACGCTTTATGTAGGGACGTAGATGACAACCTCACTGCAATTGTTGTGTGCTTTACTAATCCTGATCATCAAGCTTCAGTTCCATCCCAAAGGCCAAGATTCAGGTGTTGCAGTTTGTCCGAAGAGGCGAGGAAGAAGCTGCAAAGTTTGTTAGGAAGCAATTGA
- the LOC107821052 gene encoding dihydrolipoyl dehydrogenase, mitochondrial — MAIGSLARRKATTILSSRYLYSTSKYSFSLSRNYSSGSDENDVVVIGGGPGGYVAAIKAAQLGLKTTCIEKRGTLGGTCLNVGCIPSKALLHSSHMYHEAQHSFASHGVKFSSVEVDLPAMMGQKDKAVANLTRGIEGLFKKNKVNYVKGYGKFLSPSEVSVDTVEGGNTVVKGKNIIIATGSDVKSLPGLTIDEKRIVSSTGALALTEVPKKLVVIGAGYIGLEMGSVWGRLGSEVTVVEFGPDIVPSMDGEVRKQFQRSLEKQKMKFILKTKVVSVETVGDGVKLTLEPAAGGDQTTLEADVVLVSAGRIPFTSGLGLDKIGVETDKAGRILVNERFATNVPGVHAIGDVIPGPMLAHKAEEDGVACVEFIAGKEGHVDYDLVPGVVYTHPEVASVGKTEEQVKALGVDYRVGKFPFLANSRAKAIDDAEGIVKVLAEKETDKILGVHIMSPNAGELIHEAVLALHYGASSEDIARTCHAHPTMSEALKEAAMATYDKPIHI; from the exons ATGGCGATAGGGAGCTTAGCTAGACGAAAGGCCACAACAATTTTATCTTCTAGATATCTCTATAGTACATCCAAATATTCATTTTCTCTAAGCAGAAATTACTCTTCGGGATCTGATGAAAATGATGTCGTTGTTATCGGCGGTGGACCCGGCGGCTATGTGGCGGCGATTAAAGCTGCACAACTTGGGCTCAAAACTACTTGTATTGAGAAACGGGGTACCCTTGGTGGTACCTGTCTCAATGTCGGTTGTATTCCTTCTAAG GCACTTCTTCATTCCTCCCACATGTACCATGAAGCTCAACATTCATTTGCTAGTCATGGCGTGAAGTTCTCTTCTGTTGAGGTAGATCTTCCTGCCATGATGGGCCAAAAAGATAAAGCTGTGGCTAACTTAACACGAGGTATTGAGGGTCTATTCAAGAAGAACAAAGTAAACTATGTTAAGGGCTACGGCAAATTCCTGTCTCCTTCTGAAGTTTCTGTTGACACTGTGGAAGGTGGTAATACTGTTGTTAAGGGGAAGAATATTATAATTGCGACTGGTTCTGATGTCAAAAGTCTACCTGGTCTAACCATTGATGAGAAGAGAATTGTATCTTCCACTGGAGCTTTAGCTTTGACCGAAGTTCCAAAAAAATTGGTTGTTATTGGTGCTGGCTACATAGGCCTTGAAATGGGATCTGTCTGGGGCCGTCTTGGCTCAGAGGTGACTGTTGTTGAATTTGGACCTGATATTGTTCCATCCATGGATGGTGAAGTTCGCAAGCAATTCCAACGTTCTCTTGAGAAGCAAAAGATGAAGTTCATACTTAAAACTAAGGTGGTGTCAGTTGAGACTGTTGGCGATGGTGTGAAGTTGACCCTTGAACCTGCAGCTGGTGGTGATCAAACTACTCTTGAGGCTGATGTTGTTCTTGTTTCTGCTGGTAGGATTCCATTCACTTCTGGGCTTGGATTGGACAAGATAGGGGTTGAAACTGACAAGGCTGGTCGAATCCTGGTCAATGAACGTTTTGCAACTAATGTCCCGGGGGTACACGCGATTGGTGATGTCATTCCTGGGCCAATGCTGGCTCACAAGGCAGAGGAGGATGGTGTTGCTTGTGTAGAATTCATTGCTGGCAAAGAGGGTCATGTGGACTACGATTTGGTTCCTGGTGTTGTTTACACGCACCCAGAGGTGGCTTCTGTTGGGAAAACCGAAGAACAAGTTAAGGCACTTGGAGTTGATTATCGCGTAGGCAAATTTCCTTTCCTTGCAAACAGTAGGGCCAAGGCAATTGATGATGCTGAGGGAATTGTAAAGGTACTTGCTGAGAAGGAGACCGACAAGATCTTGGGTGTCCATATTATGTCACCAAATGCAGGAGAGCTTATTCACGAGGCTGTCCTGGCTTTGCATTATGGAGCATCAAGTGAGGACATTGCTCGAACATGCCATGCACATCCAACAATGAGTGAGGCTCTGAAAGAAGCAGCCATGGCCACTTACGACAAGCCCATTCACATATAA
- the LOC107821051 gene encoding stress-response A/B barrel domain-containing protein HS1-like: MEGSNGGGVVKHILLAKFKDGIPADQINQLIKQYANLVNLIEPMKSFHWGENVSIENFHQGFTHVFESTFDSTDGIAEYIDHPAHVEYANILLPQLEKVLVIDYKPEKVSP; encoded by the exons ATGGAGGGTTCTAATGGAGGAGGAGTGGTGAAGCACATATTGCTGGCCAAGTTCAAAGATGGAATTCCAGCAGACCAAATCAACCAACTGATTAAGCAATATGCTAATCTTGTCAATCTCATTGAACCCATGaaatcttttcattg GGGTGAGAATGTGAGCATAGAGAACTTCCACCAAGGTTTCACTCATGTTTTTGAGTCAACGTTCGACAGTACAGATGGTATTGCAGAGTATATAGATCATCCGGCTCATGTTGAATATGCAAATATATTGCTTCCTCAGCTGGAGAAAGTCCTTGTCATCGACTACAAACCAGAGAAAGTCAGTCCCTGA